TAACCGAGAATAGTTTATCCTTAGTATCATTAGCTTCTTGTAACTCCGATTCATGCATAATTAATGCTTTCTGCTGCTGCTGTAACTGACTATTTAGTTTTTTTTGTGTTCTTTTCGATTTATTAATCACTATTAAAAATATAACCAGTACCAATGAAGCTGCAATTGCTGTAAAAATATATAGTCTATGCTTTTCTATAGCTGCTTTATTTTCTTTTGCCATCTGTAGCTTTTGATTCTCAAAACTAATTTCGCTTCGTAAAATTCCGAGTCTTTTTTGAGAACTTTTATTTGTAGATTTTTCAAATAACCTTAAATATTCTGTTTGATAGTCATAGGCTTCTAGATAGTCACCTTTGTTATGATATATTTTAGCTAAAACAGAATTAGATTCTTTTATGGTTTCAAATACATTTAAATCTTTCGATACTTTAAGCGCTTTTAGTCCATAGACTTCAGCCATGTCTAAATTAGATAAGCCTAAATACGTCTCTGCCATACCTAAATAAGTTTCAGTATAACCAATTGTTAAATTAATTTCATCACAAATTTTAATAGCTTTCTCGAACCATTCTTGAGCTTCTTTATATTTATTTTGCTCCAATGCTATATATCCTTTATTTACATAACTATATGATAACCAATCAAAATTATTATTAGCTTTAAATATAACAATGCATTCATCTACTGTTTTATTTGCTAAAGCATACAGTTTTTGTTTCAAATAAATTCCTGACATATTAAGTAATGTCTCCGCCAGAGCAATTTCCAAATTATTGTCAATGCTAATTTGACGCGATTTTTCATTAAACAGCAAAGCGGTATCATAATCTTTATTGTCTTCGTACAATAAGGCTATATTGTCATTAAGCGCACCCATCATAAAAACATCCTTTATTTTCTCCGCAATTGGTAAGGCTTCAAGAAACTTACTAAGTGCCAAGCCATTTTTACCTTCGTGCCATAGTGCAAGGCCTATAAAATTTAAAGCTTCTACCTTCTCTTTTAGCAGGCTGTTTTTATTTGCTATAATTAGGGATTCATTGAGATTTTTATATGCTAAATCAAGTTTTCCATTATTGGTATAATAGTATCCCAAACTATTTAAGGAGCCACATTGTCCTTTTAAATAATTAGAATTTTTACTTAATTTATAAGCTTCATCTAGATAAATTGTAGTGCTATCTGGTTTATACAGATAAGAGTCCTTTCCTATCCAAATTAGTAAATCAATATAAGTTTCGCTTTTGGAATTAAAATTTTTGGAAGATTTTATTTTCCTTAGTTCAGCTAAATCTTCTTCTCGCGATTGCCC
The genomic region above belongs to Maribacter hydrothermalis and contains:
- a CDS encoding tetratricopeptide repeat-containing sensor histidine kinase produces the protein MRNSTMNQYHKNKCSVFFNIQNIAFIILVFCASSYTILNGQSREEDLAELRKIKSSKNFNSKSETYIDLLIWIGKDSYLYKPDSTTIYLDEAYKLSKNSNYLKGQCGSLNSLGYYYTNNGKLDLAYKNLNESLIIANKNSLLKEKVEALNFIGLALWHEGKNGLALSKFLEALPIAEKIKDVFMMGALNDNIALLYEDNKDYDTALLFNEKSRQISIDNNLEIALAETLLNMSGIYLKQKLYALANKTVDECIVIFKANNNFDWLSYSYVNKGYIALEQNKYKEAQEWFEKAIKICDEINLTIGYTETYLGMAETYLGLSNLDMAEVYGLKALKVSKDLNVFETIKESNSVLAKIYHNKGDYLEAYDYQTEYLRLFEKSTNKSSQKRLGILRSEISFENQKLQMAKENKAAIEKHRLYIFTAIAASLVLVIFLIVINKSKRTQKKLNSQLQQQQKALIMHESELQEANDTKDKLFSVIAHDLRGPINSFHSLIKLYVDNGLTKEEIDMIFPKALQEITRISDMLNNLLIWAKTQMYGSVNNPVNLDLRILVNENIQLLNPLAHRKSIVLINNFPENIISSSDRDHLDIVFRNLISNAIKFTNLNGEVTINVIELVDCYQIEIKDNGIGMGKITQSKLFNKNSTKTTYGTNNEKGTGIGLAISQEMVLSNGGKIWVDSKLNEGTSIFFTVPLSS